Part of the Verrucomicrobiota bacterium genome, GCGCAGCTCCGGAAAGCGCCGACCAGGATTCTGCATGGAACCGATTATCCCGTGGTGACCTCCGTGATCTGGTCCCGGCTGCGCGGGTGGCTTGACCAGGCAACGCTCCGGCGGATCCGGGCCGAGCGAAACCCGTTGGAGCGCAAGATCGAGTTGACCCGTGCGCTGGGCTTTCCGGACCAGGTCTTTCGTGAAGCCTGGTCCGTTCTGCGAGGCGGGCCGCCGGCTGCGACCCGCCCGGAAGCGTCGTTTAGCCCTTTACCGTGAAACGAAGGCGTGCAACCGGGGTCGCACCCCAGGTTGCACCATTTTTACCGGGGGAAAGCTGCCGGCCGGGGATGCACCCTCATCACGTCTAAGACTTGTGCTGGATCAGTTCCACCTCGTAGCCTTCAGGTGCATCGACAAATGCAATCACGCTGCCACTGCCGGTCTTCGTCGGCCCGTCGGAAAGCGGGTAACCTTTGGCGGCGGCTTCCTTGGCGAAGGTTTCGATGTCATCCACTTCAAAGGCCAGGTGCGTCACGTCCGGACCGACCTGTACCGGACCGCTTTCATCGAATTTACAGATTTCGATTTGTTCCTCACTGCCGGGCACCGACAGAAAAACCAGCTGCGAGCCACGCGGCGAAGTGTGCCGGCTCACTTCCTGTAACCCCAGAACATCCTTGTAAAACGAGAGGGTCTTTTCGAGGTCCGTGACTCGGTATCGGGTATGCAAGAGCTTCTTTACCATCCTCCAACTTAGCCGTGCCGGCAGTAACGCAAGGCAGGAATGCCCGGCGGCAGGTGCCGGGTGGAATGCCGGGTGGGGGTAACTGGTAACGCGTAACTCGTGGCGGGTAACGGGTGGCGCTCAGAGCAGCGGGTGCGAACCGGGTTCCGAGTGTTAGGCTCTGGCTTTGAAAGG contains:
- a CDS encoding VOC family protein, which encodes MVKKLLHTRYRVTDLEKTLSFYKDVLGLQEVSRHTSPRGSQLVFLSVPGSEEQIEICKFDESGPVQVGPDVTHLAFEVDDIETFAKEAAAKGYPLSDGPTKTGSGSVIAFVDAPEGYEVELIQHKS